GACGACCAGGCCCGCGAGGCGTTCTGAGCATGCTCAAGTACCTGCTCGACACCAACATCGTGATCTACACGGTGAAGAACAAGCCGGCCCAGGTCCGCGAACGCTTCCGTCAGCACGGCGGGCAGATGGCGATCTCCAGCGTCACCCTGGGCGAGCTCGTGTTCGGCGCCGAGCGTTCCACCCGCCCCGAGGCGAACCTGGCCGTCGTCGAGGGCTTTGTCGCGCGTGTCGATACCCTGGACTTCGACCCCGCCGCCGCCCACCACTTCGGCCAGATCCGCGCCGAACTCTACCGGGCCGGCCGCCCGATCGGCCCCTACGACATGATGATCGCCGCGCACGCACGCTCGCGAGGACTCATCCTGGTCACCAACAACACGTCCGAATTCGAGCGCGTCGCCGGCCTGCGGCTGGAGAACTGGGCCTGAGCAGGCACCACGCGCCGCCCCCTGCACCCATGCAACTCCACCTCATCCGCCACCCCCGCCCGGCCGTCGAGCCGGGCGTCTGCTATGGCCAGACCGACGTCGGGCTCGCCGAATGCCCGGTCGCGATCGCCGAGCGCCTGCGCCCGCTGCTGCCGGAGACCTTCACCCTGCACGCCAGCCCGCTTGCGCGCGCCCGTCTGCTCGCGAAAGAACTCGGCACGCCGCACCTGGACGACCGACTCAAGGAGATCCACTTCGGCGATTGGGAAGGCCGCACGTTCGCCGAGATCGGCAGCGCCATCGACGACTGGGCCGCCGACCCGCTCGGCTTTCGCGCGCCGGGTGGCGAATCGCCGCGCGAGATGGCGGCGCGCGTACTGGCGTGGCTCGAGGAGATCAGGGAAGGATCGACCGGGAATAGTGGAAATAGGGGACAGACCCCGATTTCAGAATCTGCGCCGCGGGCGGAGGAACGCGCTGTGGGAGCGGGCGTGCCCGCGAATGGCTCGTCGCCTGCAGATTCGCGGGCACGCCCGCTCCCACGGGAGGCCCCCCCACGCGCCGAGCACCTCGTCGTCGTTGCCCACGGCGGCCCGCTGCGCGCCATCGCCGGTCACCTCCTCGGACTGCCGCCGGAGCGCTGGCTGGGGCTGGACTTCGGCTGCGGGCAGGTGACGCGGATCGACGTGGAAAGCTGGGGGGTGGTGTTGAAGTGGTTCAATCGCTGAGTCAGCACCCGAGTCTTACAAATCTAAAGGGCCACTTTAAATTTGTAAGAC
This genomic stretch from Thauera sp. GDN1 harbors:
- the cobC gene encoding alpha-ribazole phosphatase family protein; translated protein: MQLHLIRHPRPAVEPGVCYGQTDVGLAECPVAIAERLRPLLPETFTLHASPLARARLLAKELGTPHLDDRLKEIHFGDWEGRTFAEIGSAIDDWAADPLGFRAPGGESPREMAARVLAWLEEIREGSTGNSGNRGQTPISESAPRAEERAVGAGVPANGSSPADSRARPLPREAPPRAEHLVVVAHGGPLRAIAGHLLGLPPERWLGLDFGCGQVTRIDVESWGVVLKWFNR
- the vapC gene encoding tRNA(fMet)-specific endonuclease VapC codes for the protein MLKYLLDTNIVIYTVKNKPAQVRERFRQHGGQMAISSVTLGELVFGAERSTRPEANLAVVEGFVARVDTLDFDPAAAHHFGQIRAELYRAGRPIGPYDMMIAAHARSRGLILVTNNTSEFERVAGLRLENWA